Genomic segment of Malus domestica chromosome 15, GDT2T_hap1:
AAGCCTACAAAAGTTTTTTAAGGATACAAATGAAATTATACCATGGCATTAGATGCTTTAAGGATAACAAAagcaataaaaatatatgaaatatatcaGAAAGCTTTACTTGACTATGCGTGGTATTAGATGCTTGAAATTTCTTGGTGTGCAAAGGAATAACCAGTGGGATTTGTTCCGTGTACTGGTCCGTTAtttccaacggtcggatcaagATGCAACGGCCCACATGCTCATCTAAACCCAAACAACCAAAAAGATTCCCACCTTTTTTCTTGAAGAAACAGATACAGACCCCTccagtttctgcttccttctcctccaagaaaCACTAGCTAAACTGTGGCACACGCTTTAAACCTCCACCTTcaaaaccctctctctctctctcactcactctctctacCTTACTCTCAGTAATCACAGTGTaagttttctctctctaaatcacACTATGGGAGAAAAAGCTATGGAAGTCCACTCCTCGGCGACCACTCCAAGACCTTCAATGACGTTTGGCTCGTCGCTAATTCCGATGATCAACAAGCTCCAGGACATTCTCGCGCCGGTGGGCAGCGATAGGCCGCAGATTTCGCTGCCTCAAGTGGCGGTCGTGGGAAGCCAGAGCAGCGGGAAATCGAGCGTCCTCGAAGCCCTCGTTGGCCGCGACTTCCTCCCCCGCGGCCGTGACATCTGCACTCGGCGGCCGCTCGTGCTGATGCTCGAGAATCGCGCGGCGGTGCCCGGTGATGAACACACCGAATGGGGCGAGTTCCGCCACTTGCCCGGAAAACGCTTCTACGACTTCTCCGCAATCCGCCACGAAATTCAGGTACGGattgagcttcttcttcatcaatgcTGCTTCTAGTTTACTGGCTTGTGATAAATTGACCATTGTTTTGTCAGCGCAGGCGGAGACGGATAGGGAGGCCGGATTGAACAAAAGGGTTTCGGATAAGCAAATCCGGCTGAAGATTATCTCTCCGAATGTGCTTAATATGACTCTGGTTGATTTGCCTGGAATCACGAAAGTTCCGGTGGGAGATCAACCAAGAGACATAGAAGCAATGGTTAGGAAGATGATTATGGGCTATATTATCCAGCAAAACTGTATTATATTAGCGGTTAGTCCTGCGAATTCGGATTTGGCAACCTCCGATGCACTACAGATGGCTAGAGAAGCTGACGCGACTGGTACCTGCACTTTTACTTATGAATTCGACTTTTACATCGAATGCATAGTGTACTGACGCAAATGTATTAACAGGTTTTCGAACAATCGGTGTGATCACCAAGGTTTGTGATCTCCTCTTAAGACTCCGGTTTATTAGATGCCTCAGTTGTTGCATAATATGACAATATTGTTCTATCTGTAGCTTGATATAATGGACAGGGGCACCGATGCTCTTGACTTTTTGCTTGGGAAAATTATTCCGCTGCAGCTCGGTTATGTTGGTGTTGTGAATCGTAGCCAGGAGGTATGAATTGTTCAAATAGCTTCTTTGTAGcatccatttgttttgtttagtacaTTGCCAAGTTTTACTcttacaaaagaaaatgtggGTGCAGCGTTCAGGCtctattacttaagtgttattCTTGTGACACAGGACATCAATAGAAACTGTGGGATTGCTGCTGCCCTTGCTTACGAGGAGAAATTCTTCAATAGGCACCTTGTACTGTTCGCTTTCTTTGTATTTAGAGAAAAATGATAATTGTTTGTGTTGGCACTTAACATCTTTATTACATGTTAAAGGTATATAGTAAACTCTTGGATCATTGCGGCATGCCCCAGTTAGCAAGGAAGTTGAATCAGGTTGGTATGAACCAAAGGCATAACAAAGTTATACTAACGGGAAATGAAATTCTTAGGTGGTTAtgtatcatttttttatatattattgcGTACTCTATTTGTTTTTGCACTGTTGTCATGGTCGATTTCTGTGTTAGATTCTGGAGCAGCATATCAGAAGGGTTCTCCCTGATTTGAAGGCTCGGTTGAATTCTCAAATGGTTTCTGTTTTGAAAGAATTGCAAGCATATGGGCTACCTTTAGAATCTAAAGTGAGTTGCAAAACAACTTATGAGCTGCTGGTGTTTTCTACTGCATTTAATGCATGCAGAGAGTTAGAAAACAACTGTTCCCTACATACTGTTGAATTGTTGCATTCACATCCAAATTACATACTGTTGAATTGTTGCATTCACATCCAAACACTATGTCCAAGTCCAATGCGCATTTGCGTCATCATTTTTTCTTAATCACATTGGCAGGACCCTTgtcctcttcttttttatttttatttttattcatgaCCAGTCTATAAAGATATTTTGCTAGATAGTGTTGACTGTGCACCATGATGGAAGACTTGTACTTTTGATCTTAGTAAGTAATTGGGATTTTGTTGTTATtggtttgaaaacttgaaattgctGCTGCACATAGCGAAGTGCATAGACAGATGCATTCACATTAAAAAACTTACCCCTCTTCCTTTCTCTTGTTATTGGAATAGATAATATACTCTTCACATTTTAGTTGTTTCTAACCATTTTTTGTCACTTGTCCTGAACCAGATGGATCAGGgaatgattttgttgaacattttgacaaaatattgtgAAGGTGAGATTTCGATCTGTGTTATTTGTTAAATGTCAATCTTTTACTTGCCTGCATGACTTGGAATCATGTATGATATTCCTCAAAGGACCACTTAATTTATCTTTCTTAgatttgttagtgctgtttttTCCCAAGAATTGGATTTGTATTTGTCATAGAGAGAGAGTATTGTATTACATTAGCCCACTTCTCGAAGAGGATTTAGTAGTGAAAGCTATCAGGCGTTTCTGTGACTGGTTATGAAGCGTGTGATAGTGAAAGAAATTCCTGCAATGGGGTTGGGGTGCAGTAGAGCTGGAAGGAAATCCACCCAATCCAATTTGCATGAGTGAGAAATACTGTAAACTTgatttctctaattttttttttctctcagacTAAGTTAATATTACCGCTTACCTTATCATATGAACTTTACTGACCTGAGAAACTATGCGTTTGTGGAAAATAACAATGATGTCAAATGGACTTAACCATGTGGAAAGCCTTTCTCTAAAGTCTTGTAGtcttctttaatttttgtaatcatGGTTTTTATGATTCTAAGCAACTTGTTTTTAGGACATTTATACTAATAGAGCATGCTGTTCAAGTACTACCTTGTTTGTCGTTATTTTCATCTTAGCTGTTTTCACTGATGCTGTTAATGttccttctctctccctctctctctctctctctctctctctctgtttcacTAATGGACAGCTTATGCTGCCATGGTGGAGGGAAAAAGTCAGGAGATGTCAACAAAAGAATTGTCAGGAGGAGCCAGGATCCACTACATTCTCCAGTCAATTTTTGTAAAAAGCTTGGAGGTACAATGCACTATAATTTTTTCTAAACATGCAATTTCTTTAATGACCTTTGTTAATTGTTTATCTTGCTTTCGTCCTTTTGGTACGTTTTAATCTAAAACCATAGACTACTATGTCGTCAGTTGCTGTCTTCTGCATATTTGTTTGGTGTCAGCATACCGTGAAATTTGTCTTGAAGAAAACCATAGTCTTATGTATAACATTTTCAAGGCACCGAGTTGTAGAACTAATGT
This window contains:
- the LOC103442395 gene encoding dynamin-related protein 3A-like; this encodes MGEKAMEVHSSATTPRPSMTFGSSLIPMINKLQDILAPVGSDRPQISLPQVAVVGSQSSGKSSVLEALVGRDFLPRGRDICTRRPLVLMLENRAAVPGDEHTEWGEFRHLPGKRFYDFSAIRHEIQAETDREAGLNKRVSDKQIRLKIISPNVLNMTLVDLPGITKVPVGDQPRDIEAMVRKMIMGYIIQQNCIILAVSPANSDLATSDALQMAREADATGFRTIGVITKLDIMDRGTDALDFLLGKIIPLQLGYVGVVNRSQEDINRNCGIAAALAYEEKFFNRHLVYSKLLDHCGMPQLARKLNQILEQHIRRVLPDLKARLNSQMVSVLKELQAYGLPLESKMDQGMILLNILTKYCEAYAAMVEGKSQEMSTKELSGGARIHYILQSIFVKSLEGVDPSDDLTDDDIRTAIQNASGAKNALFVPEVPFEILVRRQIARLLDPSCQCLRFVYDELVKISHDCAVIELQRFPVLRKHMDEIMINFLREGVKPAQRMIENLIEMEVDCINTSHPCFIGGKKASELAMQELKAQQGSRPQLNKENPVSSGSTKTWGIPSVFGNRTSAAQSGTPFGEQRHSESMPSTINLREPPSILRPVETTENEAAEIIVTKSLLKSYYDIVRKNIQDLVPKAIMHFLVNSTIKNLQTGFIQKLYRENLFEELLKEHDELDSKRKCDQKLYEVLKQSLQTLEKVEFDVSTQT